From one Streptomyces sp. NBC_01478 genomic stretch:
- a CDS encoding FAD-binding oxidoreductase has translation MTDTGSLLAKVVGPEHVLTEDGVPEEYGHDESLAVVPRRPRYAVRPATAAEVSGVVAVAAARRVPVTARGSGTGLCGACVPGTDGIVVSFERMDQVLEIDADNHVAVVQPGVTLAELDRHAAEFGLCYPVRPGEQSASVGGTISTNAGGMHAVRHGVTRHHVLGVEAVLASGAVVRSGGKYVKTSTGYDLTQLIVGSEGTLALVTEAVLRLKPRAGHSATVLAPFATAEEITRAVPRLLAQGLDPLALEYVDMLTMAAMTARQDLGLGIPEQVRETALAYLVVVLEEQSSERLDANVESLGGQLLDLGAADVYVLPAAAARQLIEAREQAFWASKAAGADEIVDIVVPRAYLPRLLAAADVIAKDSGSVITGCGHAGDGNVHLAVFQPDEQRRDEVLRRLFRAGTDLGGAISGEHGIGTAKKRYFLELEDPAKVELMRRIKHAFDPDGILNPGVLFD, from the coding sequence ATGACCGACACCGGATCGCTCCTGGCGAAGGTGGTGGGACCGGAGCACGTCCTCACGGAGGACGGTGTTCCGGAGGAGTACGGCCACGACGAGTCACTGGCCGTCGTGCCGCGACGGCCGAGGTACGCGGTGCGTCCCGCCACGGCGGCCGAGGTGTCGGGGGTCGTCGCGGTCGCCGCCGCGCGGCGGGTCCCCGTGACTGCGCGAGGCTCCGGCACCGGGCTCTGCGGGGCCTGCGTGCCCGGCACGGACGGGATCGTCGTGTCCTTCGAGCGCATGGACCAGGTGCTGGAGATCGACGCCGACAATCACGTGGCAGTCGTCCAGCCCGGTGTCACCCTGGCCGAACTCGACCGCCACGCCGCCGAGTTCGGGCTGTGCTATCCGGTGCGCCCGGGTGAGCAGAGCGCGTCGGTCGGCGGCACCATCTCCACCAACGCCGGTGGCATGCACGCCGTCCGGCACGGCGTCACCCGGCACCATGTCCTCGGCGTGGAGGCCGTGTTGGCCTCCGGCGCGGTCGTACGCAGCGGCGGCAAGTACGTGAAGACCAGCACCGGCTACGACCTGACGCAGTTGATCGTCGGCTCCGAGGGCACCCTGGCCCTCGTCACCGAGGCGGTCCTGCGCCTGAAGCCCCGAGCCGGGCACAGCGCGACCGTGCTGGCACCCTTCGCCACGGCCGAGGAGATCACCCGCGCGGTGCCGCGCCTGCTGGCCCAGGGCCTGGATCCGCTGGCCCTGGAGTACGTCGACATGCTCACGATGGCGGCGATGACCGCCCGGCAGGATCTCGGGCTCGGCATCCCGGAGCAGGTCCGCGAGACGGCGCTCGCCTATCTGGTCGTGGTCCTCGAAGAGCAGTCGTCCGAGCGGCTCGACGCCAATGTGGAGTCGCTCGGCGGGCAGTTGCTCGACCTGGGCGCGGCCGACGTCTACGTGCTGCCCGCAGCAGCCGCACGCCAACTCATCGAGGCCCGGGAGCAGGCCTTCTGGGCCTCCAAGGCGGCCGGCGCCGACGAGATCGTGGACATCGTGGTGCCCCGCGCGTACCTGCCCCGGCTGCTCGCCGCGGCGGACGTCATCGCCAAGGACAGCGGATCGGTCATCACCGGCTGCGGGCATGCCGGGGACGGCAACGTGCACCTCGCGGTCTTCCAGCCGGACGAGCAGCGACGGGACGAGGTCCTCCGACGACTGTTCCGGGCGGGCACGGACCTCGGCGGGGCCATCTCCGGCGAGCACGGCATCGGGACGGCGAAGAAGCGGTACTTCCTGGAGCTGGAGGACCCCGCCAAGGTGGAACTGATGCGCCGGATCAAGCACGCCTTCGACCCCGACGGGATCCTCAACCCCGGTGTCCTCTTCGACTGA
- a CDS encoding acetolactate synthase large subunit: protein MNGAHAVARTLLKSGVEVCFANPGTSELHFVAALDDEPSLRAVSCLFEGVATGAADGYGRMTGRPAATLLHLGPGLSNGLANLHNARRAATPVVNLVGDHATFHKKYDAPLESDVDALARTVSGWVRRCGDPAAAGIDVAEAVAAATGAPGQVATLLLPADVSWSEGARPAPPLAARPPAAVSAQTIGTVAAALRGGEPAALLLGGTATREPALSAAGRIAATTGARLLCETFPARLERGAGLPAVERLGYLSEGATAQLDGVRHLVLVGARAPVSFFAHPGLPGVLTPDDCRIHTLATTADDIPAALDDLADTLAADTPAVLQAAVRPTLPTGELTAETAAAVVGTLLPEGAIVVDEANTSGLWLPGATAGAPRHDWLTLTGGAIGQGLPLAAGAAIACPDRPVLCLEADGSAMYTISALWTHAREELDITTVVFANGSYAILDMESQRLGTPANGPAHRDLLDLTRPGLDFVALARGMGVPASHATTAEDFTDRLREAFAEPGPHLIEAVVPALF, encoded by the coding sequence GTGAACGGTGCCCATGCCGTTGCCCGCACCCTCCTGAAATCCGGGGTCGAGGTGTGCTTCGCCAACCCCGGCACCTCCGAACTGCACTTCGTCGCCGCCCTGGACGACGAGCCCAGCCTGCGGGCCGTGTCCTGCCTGTTCGAGGGTGTGGCCACCGGCGCGGCCGACGGCTACGGCCGCATGACCGGCCGACCCGCCGCCACCCTGCTTCATCTCGGCCCCGGGCTGAGCAACGGCCTGGCCAACCTCCACAACGCCCGCCGCGCCGCCACCCCGGTGGTGAACCTGGTCGGCGACCACGCGACTTTCCACAAGAAATACGACGCGCCGCTGGAGTCGGACGTCGACGCGCTGGCCCGTACGGTCTCCGGTTGGGTCCGCCGCTGCGGCGACCCCGCCGCAGCCGGCATTGACGTGGCGGAGGCGGTTGCCGCCGCGACCGGTGCACCGGGGCAGGTGGCCACCCTGCTGCTGCCCGCCGACGTGTCCTGGTCTGAGGGTGCCCGGCCCGCGCCGCCGCTCGCGGCCCGGCCACCCGCCGCCGTATCCGCGCAGACGATCGGCACCGTGGCCGCGGCCCTGCGTGGCGGCGAGCCCGCCGCCCTGCTCCTCGGCGGCACAGCCACCCGCGAACCGGCGCTGAGCGCGGCCGGCCGGATCGCCGCCACCACCGGTGCCCGCCTCCTGTGCGAGACGTTCCCGGCCCGCCTGGAACGCGGCGCGGGGCTGCCCGCCGTGGAGCGGCTCGGCTACCTCTCCGAGGGGGCGACGGCCCAACTCGACGGCGTACGGCACCTCGTGCTGGTGGGCGCCCGCGCCCCGGTGTCGTTCTTCGCCCACCCGGGCCTGCCCGGTGTGCTGACGCCGGACGACTGCCGGATCCACACCCTGGCCACGACGGCCGACGACATCCCCGCGGCGCTGGACGACCTGGCGGACACCCTGGCCGCGGACACACCCGCGGTGCTCCAGGCCGCCGTACGGCCGACTCTGCCCACTGGCGAACTGACCGCCGAGACCGCCGCTGCCGTCGTCGGGACGCTCCTGCCGGAGGGAGCGATCGTGGTGGACGAGGCGAATACCTCCGGTCTCTGGCTCCCCGGGGCAACGGCGGGAGCACCACGCCACGACTGGCTCACTCTCACCGGCGGGGCCATCGGCCAGGGCCTGCCGCTCGCCGCCGGCGCAGCGATCGCCTGCCCGGACCGGCCGGTGCTGTGCCTGGAGGCCGACGGCAGTGCCATGTACACCATCTCGGCGCTGTGGACCCATGCCCGCGAGGAGCTCGACATCACCACCGTGGTCTTCGCCAACGGCTCGTACGCGATCCTCGACATGGAATCCCAGCGCCTCGGTACGCCCGCGAACGGCCCCGCCCACCGCGACCTGCTCGATCTGACCCGGCCCGGCCTCGACTTCGTCGCCCTCGCCCGGGGCATGGGCGTACCGGCGTCGCACGCGACCACGGCCGAGGACTTCACGGACCGGTTGCGCGAGGCCTTCGCCGAGCCGGGGCCGCATCTCATCGAGGCTGTTGTGCCGGCGCTGTTCTGA
- a CDS encoding pyridoxal phosphate-dependent decarboxylase family protein, which produces MAHRSDDQAPSLLGGFGLSPEPPAVHAKVLRDELVAAAEWAAQYLSELPQSPVTRPLPPQVRSRLRTGQLPQRGGEFGGVLDFVRDEIAPYPTGNGHPAFFAWVNSPPAPAGIVADLLACAVNATCGMGENALMDLERGTVRMLADLAGLPDGAGGVLTSGGSMANLLALATARTWFLTRRGSADGAAFDRDHARLTLYHSAQAHMSVAKAAACIGLPAHRLRPVATDPQDRLDPAALRAAVIADLDAGLLPFCTVTTLGTTATGAVDPLEPITDLCRSVGMWHHADGAWGGLGAAVPTLAPHYVGVGGIDSLTVDPHKTLSVPVGCGALLVPDPEHLHTAFAHQASYLTAGEPDALPWLSHATIELTRPGTRALGLWATLHHLGRDGVTGLIEHYLALADQLRERITAEPRLHLLAGGPWPVVCFRIADPDLGDPDALHSRIARRVQDNGRAYLATVAVHGRTVLRAALCNYRTTTGDLDLLIREVLHAADDERPA; this is translated from the coding sequence ATGGCTCACCGTTCGGATGACCAAGCTCCCTCCCTTCTCGGCGGGTTCGGCCTCTCCCCGGAACCACCCGCGGTCCACGCGAAGGTGCTGCGGGACGAACTCGTGGCGGCGGCCGAGTGGGCCGCCCAATACCTGAGCGAACTGCCCCAGAGCCCGGTCACTCGTCCCCTGCCTCCGCAGGTGCGATCCCGGCTGCGCACCGGACAACTGCCGCAACGGGGTGGGGAGTTCGGCGGGGTGCTGGACTTCGTCCGCGACGAGATCGCGCCGTACCCGACCGGGAACGGACACCCCGCGTTCTTCGCCTGGGTCAACTCGCCGCCCGCACCGGCCGGGATCGTCGCCGACCTGCTGGCCTGTGCCGTCAACGCGACCTGCGGAATGGGCGAGAACGCCCTGATGGATCTGGAACGCGGCACCGTTCGCATGCTCGCCGACCTGGCGGGCCTGCCCGACGGCGCGGGCGGGGTGCTGACCAGCGGCGGCTCCATGGCCAACCTGCTTGCCCTGGCCACCGCCCGCACCTGGTTCCTCACCCGGCGCGGCTCCGCCGACGGCGCCGCCTTCGACCGCGACCACGCCCGTCTCACCCTGTACCACAGCGCCCAGGCGCACATGTCCGTCGCCAAGGCGGCCGCCTGCATCGGTCTGCCCGCCCACCGGCTGCGGCCCGTCGCCACCGACCCGCAGGACCGGCTGGACCCCGCCGCGCTGCGCGCCGCGGTCATCGCCGACCTGGACGCGGGCCTGCTGCCCTTCTGCACCGTCACCACGCTGGGCACCACCGCCACCGGCGCCGTAGATCCCCTCGAACCGATCACGGACCTGTGCCGGAGCGTGGGGATGTGGCACCACGCCGACGGGGCGTGGGGCGGACTCGGCGCCGCCGTGCCGACCCTGGCGCCCCACTACGTGGGCGTCGGCGGAATCGATTCGCTGACCGTGGACCCGCACAAGACCCTCAGCGTGCCGGTGGGGTGCGGGGCATTGCTCGTCCCGGACCCCGAGCACCTGCACACGGCCTTCGCCCACCAGGCCTCCTACCTGACCGCCGGCGAACCGGACGCACTGCCGTGGCTGTCCCATGCGACGATCGAACTGACCCGTCCCGGCACCCGGGCCCTCGGCCTCTGGGCCACCCTGCACCACCTGGGCCGCGACGGCGTCACCGGCCTGATCGAGCACTACCTGGCCCTCGCCGACCAGTTGCGCGAGCGGATCACCGCCGAACCCCGGCTTCACCTGCTGGCCGGCGGTCCGTGGCCGGTCGTCTGCTTCCGGATCGCCGACCCCGACCTGGGCGATCCTGATGCCCTCCACTCGCGCATCGCCCGCCGCGTCCAGGACAACGGACGCGCCTACCTCGCCACCGTGGCCGTCCACGGCCGCACCGTCCTGCGCGCCGCCCTGTGCAACTACCGCACCACCACCGGCGACCTAGACCTGCTGATCCGCGAAGTCCTCCACGCCGCCGACGACGAGCGCCCCGCCTGA